In Streptomyces chartreusis NRRL 3882, the following are encoded in one genomic region:
- a CDS encoding DUF6286 domain-containing protein, with product MSEPRGTEPPEPEATTQRLPVVEKSQTGTGDDRSAPAAGNGTPPVPESDGGREGRFWSARRVPAGIVALLLLGLAGLFLYDIVSVRADRPVMSWRRELARQLAGRPLDDTWVLVGAGVAAALGLWLLVLAATPGLRHVLPMRRTHADVRAGLDRDAAATALRDRAMEVAGVQSVRVRVRRRRADARAVSHFRELDEVRTDLDAVLTDAIRGLGLSRPPSLSVRVRRPGRKE from the coding sequence ATGAGCGAACCCCGCGGCACCGAACCGCCCGAGCCCGAGGCCACCACACAGCGGCTGCCCGTCGTCGAGAAGTCGCAGACCGGCACCGGCGACGACCGGTCCGCGCCGGCGGCCGGCAACGGAACGCCGCCCGTACCCGAGAGCGACGGCGGCCGCGAAGGCCGCTTCTGGTCGGCACGCCGCGTCCCGGCGGGCATCGTCGCCCTGCTGCTCCTGGGACTTGCCGGACTGTTCCTCTACGACATCGTGTCCGTGCGCGCCGACCGGCCCGTCATGAGCTGGCGCCGGGAGCTCGCCCGGCAACTCGCCGGACGGCCCCTCGACGACACCTGGGTGCTCGTCGGGGCCGGGGTCGCCGCCGCCCTCGGGCTCTGGCTGCTGGTCCTGGCGGCCACGCCCGGCCTGCGGCACGTGCTCCCGATGCGGCGTACGCACGCCGACGTACGCGCCGGACTGGACCGGGACGCCGCCGCGACCGCGTTGCGCGACCGGGCCATGGAGGTGGCCGGCGTGCAGTCGGTGCGGGTGCGGGTGCGCCGGAGGCGGGCGGACGCCCGCGCCGTGTCGCACTTCCGTGAACTGGACGAAGTGCGAACCGACTTGGACGCCGTGCTCACCGACGCGATCCGCGGACTGGGACTCTCCCGGCCACCCTCGCTGTCGGTGCGCGTCCGGCGGCCCGGCAGGAAGGAGTGA
- a CDS encoding VOC family protein yields the protein MADTSGGRPSIYPTLLYADAKAAIRQLTGAFGFTELSVFEGEDGAVMHAELVQGNGAVMIGSKGTGSVFDKAMKDAGTTGVYVVVDDVDAHHRRAVDHGAEILMPPTDQDYGSRDYMARDLEGNVWSFGTYAPETAG from the coding sequence ATGGCAGACACGTCCGGCGGGCGTCCGAGCATCTACCCGACGCTGCTGTACGCCGACGCGAAGGCGGCGATCCGGCAGCTCACGGGGGCCTTCGGCTTCACGGAGCTGTCGGTGTTCGAGGGCGAGGACGGCGCGGTGATGCACGCCGAGCTGGTGCAGGGCAACGGCGCGGTGATGATCGGCAGCAAGGGCACGGGCAGCGTCTTCGACAAGGCGATGAAGGACGCGGGCACGACCGGGGTGTACGTCGTCGTGGACGACGTGGACGCGCACCACCGCCGCGCCGTGGACCACGGCGCGGAGATCCTGATGCCCCCGACGGACCAGGACTACGGCTCACGGGACTACATGGCCCGGGACCTCGAGGGCAATGTGTGGAGCTTCGGGACGTACGCGCCGGAGACGGCCGGGTGA
- a CDS encoding sigma-70 family RNA polymerase sigma factor, whose translation MRRRQNSPTVPPAVPPAVPAAVPPAAPPAVPRTAAEPLAPAVGDPADLEREAGLARLFELHYSAMLRLAVLLGADDPENVVAEAYYQIYRKWRRLRDVAAAEAYLRSTVCNLTRMRIRHLQVARRHTENPSDEMVASAENTALLRDDQRVLIDALQQLPARQREALVLRHWLGLKESEIAAAMGISSGSVKTHTARGIAALTQAMEARR comes from the coding sequence GTGAGACGCAGACAGAACTCCCCGACCGTCCCTCCGGCCGTCCCTCCGGCCGTGCCCGCGGCCGTGCCGCCGGCCGCGCCCCCGGCCGTGCCGCGGACCGCCGCCGAGCCCCTCGCCCCCGCGGTCGGCGATCCGGCCGACCTGGAGCGGGAGGCCGGCCTGGCCCGCCTCTTCGAGCTGCACTACTCGGCGATGCTGCGCCTGGCCGTCCTGCTCGGCGCCGACGATCCGGAGAACGTGGTGGCCGAGGCCTACTACCAGATCTACCGCAAGTGGCGCCGCCTGAGGGACGTGGCCGCGGCGGAGGCGTATCTGCGCTCCACCGTCTGCAATCTGACGCGGATGCGGATCCGTCACCTCCAGGTCGCCCGCAGGCACACCGAGAACCCGTCCGACGAGATGGTGGCCTCCGCGGAGAACACCGCGCTGCTGCGCGACGACCAGCGGGTGCTGATCGACGCGCTCCAGCAGTTGCCGGCGCGGCAGCGCGAGGCGCTGGTGCTGCGCCACTGGCTCGGGCTGAAGGAGAGTGAGATAGCCGCCGCGATGGGCATCTCCAGTGGTTCCGTCAAGACGCACACGGCGCGCGGTATCGCCGCCCTGACCCAGGCGATGGAGGCCCGGCGATGA
- a CDS encoding glycoside hydrolase family 15 protein, with amino-acid sequence MHPRIEDYALIGDEQTAALVGTDGSVDWLCLPRFDSAACFAKLLGDEDNGFWRIAPVGADRCARRAYRRDTLVLDTEWETEQGTVRVTDLMPQRDQAPDLVRVVEGLDGEVTLHSVLKLRFDYGSIVPWVRRADGHRVAVAGPDSAWLRSEPEVRSWGEDFGTHAEFTVRKGEKVAFVLTWHPSHEERPPLVDPYESLRHSVEDWRAWVSRCRYDGPYRDAVVRSLITLKALTYAPTGGIVAAATTSLPEEPGGVRNWDYRYCWLRDSTLTLGALLAAGYQEEAEAWRNWLLRAVAGDPADLQIMYGVAGERRLPEFELPWLSGFAESTPVRIGNDAVNQLQLDVYGEVMDSLSLARDSGLSAQPDVWALQRALMDFLRDHWRQPDEGLWEVRGGRRQFVHSKVMVWVAADRAVRTLERHPELDGDLDGWRALRDEVHREVCDKGYDPGRNTFTQSYGSRELDAALLLIPRVGFLPPDDPRVIGTIDAVREELDHGGFLRRYTTDDSDDAAVDGLPGSEGAFLVCSFWLADALHMTGRTKEARELFEQLAGLANDVGLLSEEFDPVTGRQLGNVPQAFSHIGLVNTALALFGEDGAG; translated from the coding sequence GTGCACCCGCGAATCGAGGACTACGCCCTCATCGGCGACGAACAGACCGCCGCCCTGGTCGGCACGGACGGATCCGTCGACTGGCTCTGCCTGCCCCGCTTCGACTCGGCCGCCTGCTTCGCCAAGCTGCTCGGCGACGAGGACAACGGCTTCTGGCGCATCGCCCCCGTGGGGGCGGACCGGTGCGCCCGGCGCGCCTACCGCCGCGACACCCTCGTCCTGGACACCGAGTGGGAGACCGAGCAGGGGACGGTCCGCGTCACCGACCTGATGCCGCAGCGCGACCAGGCCCCCGACCTCGTACGCGTCGTCGAGGGCCTGGACGGCGAGGTGACGCTCCACAGCGTGCTCAAGCTGCGCTTCGACTACGGCTCGATCGTCCCCTGGGTACGCCGGGCCGACGGCCACCGCGTCGCCGTCGCCGGCCCCGACTCCGCATGGCTGCGCAGCGAACCGGAGGTGCGCAGCTGGGGCGAGGACTTCGGAACGCACGCGGAGTTCACGGTCCGGAAGGGGGAGAAGGTCGCGTTCGTCCTCACCTGGCACCCCTCCCACGAGGAACGCCCGCCGCTCGTCGACCCGTACGAGTCGCTGCGCCACAGCGTCGAGGACTGGCGGGCCTGGGTGTCGCGCTGCCGCTACGACGGACCGTACCGGGACGCCGTCGTCCGCTCCCTGATCACCCTCAAGGCGCTCACCTACGCCCCGACCGGCGGCATCGTCGCGGCCGCCACCACCTCGCTGCCCGAGGAGCCGGGCGGGGTGCGCAACTGGGACTACCGCTACTGCTGGCTGCGCGACTCCACCCTCACCCTGGGCGCACTGCTGGCCGCGGGCTACCAGGAGGAGGCCGAGGCCTGGCGGAACTGGCTGCTGCGCGCGGTCGCGGGCGACCCCGCGGACCTTCAGATCATGTACGGCGTGGCCGGTGAGCGACGGCTGCCCGAGTTCGAACTGCCGTGGCTGTCCGGCTTCGCCGAGTCCACCCCCGTACGCATCGGGAACGACGCCGTGAACCAGCTCCAGCTGGACGTCTACGGCGAGGTCATGGACTCCCTGTCGCTGGCCCGCGACTCGGGCCTGTCCGCCCAGCCGGACGTGTGGGCGCTTCAGAGGGCCCTGATGGACTTCCTGCGCGACCACTGGCGGCAGCCGGACGAGGGGCTGTGGGAGGTGCGTGGCGGCCGGCGCCAGTTCGTGCACTCGAAGGTGATGGTGTGGGTCGCCGCCGACCGTGCCGTACGCACCCTGGAGCGCCATCCGGAGCTGGACGGCGACCTGGACGGCTGGCGCGCGCTGCGCGACGAGGTGCACCGCGAGGTGTGCGACAAGGGCTACGACCCGGGACGCAACACCTTCACGCAGTCCTACGGCTCGCGCGAACTCGACGCCGCGCTGCTGCTCATCCCGCGCGTCGGTTTCCTGCCGCCCGACGACCCACGGGTGATCGGCACCATCGACGCGGTCCGCGAGGAGCTGGACCACGGCGGCTTCCTGCGCCGCTACACCACCGACGACTCGGACGACGCGGCCGTCGACGGGCTGCCCGGCTCCGAGGGCGCCTTCCTGGTGTGCTCGTTCTGGCTCGCGGACGCCCTGCACATGACGGGCCGTACGAAGGAGGCCCGGGAGCTGTTCGAGCAGCTGGCGGGACTCGCCAACGACGTCGGCCTGCTGTCCGAGGAGTTCGACCCGGTGACCGGCCGGCAGCTCGGCAACGTCCCGCAGGCGTTCAGCCACATCGGCCTCGTGAACACCGCCCTCGCCCTGTTCGGGGAGGACGGGGCAGGATAG
- a CDS encoding sodium:solute symporter family protein: MADGAMTATFLAVIGGASLLAVTARRLRPVDRLPSLEGWALADRALGPGWTWLLLGGTIFTAYTFTAVPGLAYGNGAAAFFAVPYTVIVSPLAFVLLSRLWSVARRHGYITAADFVRGRYGSPPLALVVALTGILATMPYLALQLLGIRAVLTAGGVYPRGAAGDLVMVALFAGLAVATYRHGLRAPAVISALKAVAVFVSLTAVTWLVLERFGGPGPVFDGAARRLGGPALLLTPAQQPAYATLALGSALALLMYPHVLTAGFAADGPRTLRKVSVALPAWTGLLALFGFLGIAALAAGVRAPRGGAEAAVPMLVDRLMPAPLAGLVFAAIAVGALVPAAVMSIAAATGFVRNVYVEYVHPTATPKRQVRIAKAVSLTAKVGAVAFVFGLRDQDAVNLQLLGGVWILQVFPAVAVGLFTGRLHPRALLAGWAVGMVSGTYLVVREGFSSIVPLGTGAQPLEIYAGLAALLLNLTVAVAGTAALTRLGVPRGADTTDLPSRLTVRRRPETGANNP, from the coding sequence ATGGCTGACGGCGCCATGACCGCGACGTTCCTCGCCGTGATCGGCGGGGCGTCGCTGCTCGCGGTCACCGCACGGCGGCTGCGTCCGGTCGACCGGCTGCCCTCTCTGGAGGGCTGGGCGCTGGCCGACCGCGCCCTGGGTCCCGGATGGACCTGGCTGCTGCTCGGCGGCACGATCTTCACCGCGTACACCTTCACGGCCGTGCCGGGGCTCGCGTACGGCAACGGCGCGGCGGCCTTCTTCGCGGTGCCGTACACGGTGATCGTCAGCCCGCTCGCCTTCGTCCTGCTGAGCCGCCTGTGGAGCGTGGCCCGCCGGCACGGCTACATCACCGCCGCCGACTTCGTGCGGGGCCGGTACGGGTCGCCGCCGCTGGCCCTGGTGGTCGCGCTGACCGGGATCCTCGCGACGATGCCGTACCTGGCGCTGCAACTGCTGGGGATACGGGCGGTCCTGACAGCCGGGGGCGTCTATCCGCGCGGCGCGGCCGGGGACCTGGTGATGGTGGCGCTGTTCGCGGGGCTCGCGGTGGCCACGTACCGGCACGGGCTGCGGGCGCCCGCGGTCATCTCGGCGCTGAAGGCGGTGGCGGTGTTCGTCTCGCTCACGGCCGTGACCTGGCTGGTGCTGGAACGGTTCGGCGGTCCGGGCCCGGTCTTCGACGGGGCGGCGCGGCGGCTGGGCGGTCCGGCGCTGCTCCTCACTCCGGCGCAGCAGCCCGCCTACGCCACCCTCGCCCTCGGCTCCGCCCTCGCCCTGCTGATGTACCCGCACGTGCTCACCGCCGGTTTCGCCGCCGACGGGCCGCGGACCCTGCGCAAGGTCTCGGTGGCGCTGCCCGCCTGGACCGGGCTGCTGGCGCTGTTCGGGTTCCTCGGCATCGCCGCCCTCGCGGCGGGCGTGCGGGCTCCCCGCGGTGGTGCCGAGGCGGCCGTGCCGATGCTGGTGGACCGGCTGATGCCGGCCCCGCTGGCCGGGCTGGTGTTCGCGGCCATCGCCGTGGGCGCCCTGGTCCCGGCCGCCGTGATGTCGATCGCCGCGGCGACGGGTTTCGTGCGCAACGTGTACGTCGAGTACGTCCATCCCACGGCCACGCCCAAACGGCAGGTGCGCATCGCCAAGGCGGTGTCGCTCACCGCGAAGGTGGGGGCCGTGGCGTTCGTGTTCGGGCTGCGCGACCAGGACGCCGTCAACCTCCAGCTGCTCGGCGGCGTGTGGATACTGCAGGTCTTCCCGGCCGTCGCGGTCGGCCTGTTCACCGGGCGACTGCATCCGCGGGCACTGCTCGCCGGGTGGGCCGTGGGCATGGTGTCGGGGACGTACCTGGTGGTGCGTGAGGGGTTCTCCTCGATCGTGCCGCTGGGCACCGGTGCCCAGCCGCTGGAGATCTACGCCGGACTCGCCGCCCTGCTGCTCAACCTGACCGTCGCGGTGGCCGGCACCGCGGCGCTGACCCGCCTCGGCGTCCCGCGCGGCGCCGACACCACCGACCTGCCGTCCCGCCTGACCGTCCGGCGCCGCCCGGAGACGGGAGCCAACAACCCGTGA
- a CDS encoding ABC-F family ATP-binding cassette domain-containing protein, translated as MISASGIELRAGARVLIENATFRVAKGDRIGLVGRNGAGKTTLTKCLAGEGVPAGGTITRSGEVGYLPQDPRTGDLDILARDRILSARGLDVLIRKMRDNEQRIASGKGATREKALKQYERQETEFLTKGGYAAEAEAATIAAALNLPDRVLGQPLHTLSGGQRRRIELARILFSDADTLLLDEPTNHLDADSIIWLRDYLKTYRGGFIVISHDVDLVETVVNKVFYLDANRAQIDIYNMGWKLYQQQREADEKRRKRERANAEKKAAALHSQADKMRAKATKTVAAQNMARRADKLLSGLEAVRQSDKVAKLRFPEPAPCGKTPLMAEGLSKSYGSLEIFTDVDLAIDKGSRVVILGLNGAGKTTLLRLLGGVEQPDTGAVVPGHGLKLGYYAQEHETLDPDRTVLENMRSAAPDMDLVEVRKVLGSFLFSGDDVDKPAGVLSGGEKTRLALATLVVSSANVLLLDEPTNNLDPASREEILGALRTYKGAVVLVTHDEGAVEALQPERIILLPDGVEDLWGADYADLVALA; from the coding sequence GTGATCTCCGCCTCCGGTATCGAGCTGCGCGCCGGTGCCCGTGTCCTCATCGAAAACGCCACCTTCCGCGTCGCCAAGGGCGACCGCATCGGCCTCGTCGGCCGCAACGGCGCGGGGAAGACCACCCTCACCAAGTGCCTCGCGGGCGAGGGCGTGCCCGCCGGCGGCACCATCACCCGCTCCGGCGAGGTCGGCTACCTCCCGCAGGACCCCCGCACCGGCGACCTCGACATCCTCGCCCGCGACCGCATCCTCTCCGCACGTGGCCTGGACGTGCTGATCCGCAAGATGCGCGACAACGAACAGCGCATCGCCAGCGGCAAGGGCGCCACCCGCGAGAAGGCCCTCAAGCAGTACGAGCGCCAGGAGACGGAGTTCCTCACCAAGGGCGGGTACGCCGCCGAGGCCGAGGCCGCCACCATCGCCGCCGCGCTGAACCTGCCCGACCGGGTGCTCGGCCAGCCCCTGCACACGCTCTCCGGCGGTCAGCGCCGCCGCATCGAGCTGGCCCGGATCCTGTTCTCCGACGCGGACACGCTGCTGCTCGACGAGCCGACCAACCACCTCGACGCCGACTCGATCATCTGGCTGCGCGACTACCTCAAGACCTACCGCGGCGGCTTCATCGTGATCTCCCACGACGTCGACCTGGTCGAGACGGTCGTCAACAAGGTGTTCTACCTGGACGCCAACCGTGCCCAGATCGACATCTACAACATGGGCTGGAAGCTCTACCAGCAGCAGCGCGAGGCCGACGAGAAGCGGCGCAAGCGCGAGCGCGCCAACGCCGAGAAGAAGGCCGCCGCGCTCCATTCGCAGGCCGACAAGATGCGCGCCAAGGCCACCAAGACGGTCGCCGCGCAGAACATGGCCCGCCGCGCGGACAAGCTGCTGTCCGGCCTGGAGGCGGTACGCCAGTCCGACAAGGTCGCCAAGCTGCGCTTCCCGGAGCCCGCCCCCTGCGGCAAGACCCCGCTGATGGCCGAGGGCCTGTCGAAGTCGTACGGCTCGCTGGAGATCTTCACCGACGTCGACCTGGCCATCGACAAGGGCAGCCGTGTCGTCATCCTGGGCCTCAACGGCGCAGGCAAGACGACCCTGCTGCGGCTGCTGGGCGGCGTCGAGCAGCCCGACACGGGTGCCGTGGTCCCCGGCCACGGCCTGAAGCTCGGCTACTACGCGCAGGAGCACGAGACCCTCGACCCCGACCGCACGGTCCTGGAGAACATGCGCTCCGCCGCGCCCGACATGGACCTCGTCGAGGTCCGCAAGGTGCTCGGCTCGTTCCTGTTCTCCGGTGACGACGTCGACAAGCCGGCCGGTGTCCTCTCCGGCGGCGAGAAGACCCGCCTGGCGCTCGCCACCCTGGTGGTCTCCTCGGCGAACGTGTTGCTCCTCGACGAGCCGACCAACAACCTCGACCCGGCCAGCCGCGAGGAGATCCTCGGCGCGCTGCGCACGTACAAGGGCGCGGTCGTCCTCGTCACGCACGACGAGGGCGCCGTCGAGGCGCTCCAGCCGGAGCGGATCATCCTGCTGCCGGACGGCGTCGAGGACCTGTGGGGCGCCGACTACGCGGATCTCGTCGCCCTGGCTTGA
- a CDS encoding helix-turn-helix domain-containing protein: protein MAETLKKGSRVTGAARDKLAADLKKKYDAGASIRALAEETGRSYGFVHRMLSESGVTLRGRGGATRGKKATA, encoded by the coding sequence GTGGCCGAGACTCTGAAGAAGGGCAGCCGGGTGACCGGCGCCGCGCGCGACAAGCTCGCGGCAGACCTGAAGAAGAAGTACGACGCCGGTGCGAGCATCCGGGCGTTGGCCGAGGAGACCGGCCGCTCGTATGGCTTCGTGCACCGCATGCTCAGTGAGTCGGGCGTCACGCTGCGAGGGCGTGGCGGGGCGACGCGGGGCAAGAAGGCCACGGCCTGA
- a CDS encoding SDR family oxidoreductase: MDLGLKDRVYIVTGATRGLGNASARELVADGAKVVVSGRDEKSVADAAAALGPNAVGVAVDNADPEAPARLIGAAREHFGRFDGVLVSVGGPPAGFVADNSDEQWQTAFESVFLGAVRLARAASAELEAGGVIGFVLSGSVYEPIPGLTISNGLRPGLAGFAKSLSDELGPRGVRVVGVLPGRIDTDRVRELDALSADPEATRAASESRIPLRRYGSPEEFGRVAAFLLSPAASYLTGVMVPVDGGARHGF; encoded by the coding sequence ATGGATCTTGGACTGAAGGACCGGGTGTACATCGTCACCGGGGCCACCCGCGGCCTCGGCAACGCCTCCGCGCGCGAGCTCGTCGCGGACGGGGCGAAGGTGGTCGTCTCGGGGCGGGACGAGAAGAGCGTCGCCGACGCGGCGGCCGCGCTGGGCCCGAACGCGGTCGGGGTGGCCGTCGACAACGCCGACCCCGAAGCGCCGGCCCGGCTGATCGGGGCCGCGCGGGAGCACTTCGGCCGCTTCGACGGCGTCCTCGTCAGCGTGGGCGGCCCGCCGGCCGGGTTCGTCGCCGACAACTCGGACGAGCAGTGGCAGACGGCGTTCGAGTCGGTGTTCCTGGGAGCGGTCCGGTTGGCTCGCGCCGCGTCGGCCGAGCTGGAGGCCGGGGGTGTCATCGGGTTCGTGCTGTCCGGGTCGGTGTACGAACCGATTCCGGGGCTGACGATCTCGAACGGGCTGCGGCCGGGGCTGGCCGGATTCGCCAAGTCGCTGTCCGACGAACTGGGGCCGCGGGGAGTCCGGGTGGTAGGTGTGCTGCCCGGGCGCATCGACACGGATCGCGTGCGCGAGCTGGACGCGCTGTCGGCGGACCCCGAGGCGACCAGGGCGGCGTCGGAGTCGCGCATTCCGCTGCGGCGGTACGGATCGCCCGAGGAGTTCGGGCGGGTGGCGGCGTTCCTGCTGTCTCCGGCGGCTTCTTATCTGACCGGGGTCATGGTGCCGGTGGACGGCGGAGCACGGCACGGGTTCTGA
- a CDS encoding Asp23/Gls24 family envelope stress response protein → MTDMTENRGGETETSAARRSPLAKRGGGDPGSRGRTTIADGVVEKIAGLAARDVDGVHAMGSGLSRTFGAVRDRVPGGAKSVTRGVKAEVGEVQAALDLEIVVVYGVAIADVARDVRENVITAVERMTGLEVVEVNIAVSDVKLPDEEEEEPERRIQ, encoded by the coding sequence ATGACTGACATGACCGAGAACCGGGGCGGGGAGACCGAAACGTCGGCGGCGCGCAGGAGTCCGCTGGCCAAGCGCGGCGGGGGAGACCCCGGATCCCGCGGGCGGACGACCATCGCCGACGGCGTCGTGGAGAAGATCGCCGGACTCGCCGCACGCGACGTGGACGGCGTGCACGCCATGGGCAGCGGCCTGTCGCGCACCTTCGGAGCCGTGCGCGACCGCGTGCCCGGCGGCGCGAAGTCGGTGACGCGCGGTGTGAAGGCCGAGGTCGGCGAGGTGCAGGCCGCCCTCGACCTGGAGATCGTGGTCGTCTACGGCGTGGCGATCGCCGATGTGGCCCGGGACGTACGGGAGAACGTCATCACCGCCGTCGAGCGGATGACGGGCCTTGAGGTCGTCGAGGTCAACATCGCGGTGAGCGACGTGAAGCTGCCGGACGAGGAGGAAGAGGAACCGGAGCGCCGGATCCAGTGA
- a CDS encoding enoyl-CoA hydratase/isomerase family protein — translation MASPDKDLVPVLDKDGVRLTVDDAIATVTLTNPAKRNAQSPALWRALTEAGRQLPGSVRVVVLRAEGKSFSAGLDRQAFTPEGFDGEPSFIDLARGSDAELDATIAEYQEAFTWWRRSDIVSVAAVQGHAIGAGFQLALACDLRVVADDVQFAMRETSLGLVPDLTGTHPLVGLVGYARALEICVTGRFVTAEEAVNTGLANVAVPVGQLDDTVRDLASAVLAAPRDAVIETKALLRGAQDRTYEDQRGAERQAQARRLRDLAGVGD, via the coding sequence ATGGCTTCGCCCGACAAGGACCTCGTTCCCGTACTCGACAAGGACGGCGTACGGCTCACCGTCGACGACGCGATCGCCACGGTGACGCTGACCAACCCGGCCAAGCGCAACGCGCAGAGCCCCGCTCTGTGGCGGGCGCTGACCGAGGCCGGGCGGCAGCTGCCGGGCTCCGTCCGCGTCGTGGTGCTGCGGGCCGAGGGCAAGTCCTTCTCGGCCGGTCTCGACCGGCAGGCGTTCACGCCCGAGGGCTTCGACGGGGAACCGTCGTTCATCGACCTCGCGCGTGGCAGCGACGCCGAGCTGGACGCGACCATCGCCGAGTACCAGGAGGCGTTCACCTGGTGGCGGCGCAGCGACATCGTCTCCGTCGCCGCCGTCCAGGGGCATGCCATCGGGGCGGGCTTCCAGCTCGCCCTCGCCTGCGATCTGCGCGTCGTCGCGGACGACGTGCAGTTCGCCATGCGCGAGACCAGCCTCGGACTCGTGCCCGACCTGACGGGCACGCACCCGCTGGTGGGACTCGTCGGATACGCCCGCGCGCTGGAGATCTGCGTGACCGGGCGCTTCGTCACGGCCGAGGAGGCCGTGAACACCGGGCTGGCCAATGTGGCCGTGCCCGTCGGCCAACTCGACGACACGGTCCGCGACCTCGCATCGGCCGTGCTCGCCGCGCCCCGCGACGCGGTCATCGAGACCAAGGCACTGCTGCGCGGCGCGCAGGACCGCACCTACGAGGACCAGCGCGGCGCGGAACGCCAGGCCCAGGCCCGACGCCTGCGGGACCTCGCCGGCGTCGGGGACTGA
- the amaP gene encoding alkaline shock response membrane anchor protein AmaP has product MLRVVNRVFLGLVGLVLLVLGGSVLAVGLGAPAPSWWIHDSRHDVLLSDAERTRWRDSGWWWPTVIAVLAVLLLLALWWLVAVLRRRRLAEVLVDTGDGEGALLRGRALENVLTQEAAQIDGVDRAHAHLTGRRSAPEARVRLALEPHVDPGTALHDLTTDALTHARTSAGLASLPAEVRLRGVKHGAERVS; this is encoded by the coding sequence ATGCTCAGGGTCGTCAACCGCGTGTTCCTGGGGCTCGTCGGCCTCGTCCTGCTGGTGCTGGGCGGCTCGGTACTGGCCGTCGGCCTCGGCGCTCCGGCGCCCTCGTGGTGGATCCACGACAGCCGCCACGACGTGCTGCTGAGCGACGCCGAGCGCACCCGCTGGCGGGACAGCGGCTGGTGGTGGCCGACCGTCATCGCCGTACTCGCCGTTCTGTTGCTGCTCGCCCTGTGGTGGCTGGTCGCGGTGCTCCGCCGGCGCCGCCTCGCCGAGGTCCTCGTGGACACCGGCGACGGCGAGGGCGCCCTGCTGCGCGGCCGGGCCCTGGAGAACGTCCTCACCCAGGAGGCGGCGCAGATCGACGGCGTCGACCGGGCCCACGCCCACTTGACGGGCCGCCGCAGCGCCCCCGAGGCCCGGGTGCGGCTCGCACTGGAACCGCACGTGGACCCGGGAACGGCCCTGCACGACCTGACGACCGACGCCCTGACCCACGCCAGGACATCGGCGGGCCTCGCGTCACTGCCGGCGGAGGTACGGCTGCGGGGTGTCAAGCACGGTGCGGAGAGGGTGAGCTGA